From one Caldithrix abyssi DSM 13497 genomic stretch:
- the queD gene encoding 6-carboxytetrahydropterin synthase QueD yields MYQLSIDLMFSASHHLRGYEGPCQRIHGHNWKVQVVVKSKRVDSIGMVIDFKDLSDLAWQVVGKFDHQMVNDIAPFDQINPTAENLSRYFFKEIARLLPDGVEMQAIRLWETPKYMIEYTE; encoded by the coding sequence ATGTACCAATTATCCATAGATTTAATGTTTTCGGCTTCGCATCATTTACGCGGTTACGAAGGGCCCTGTCAACGCATTCACGGCCATAACTGGAAGGTGCAGGTGGTGGTCAAAAGCAAACGGGTTGACTCAATTGGAATGGTTATTGACTTTAAAGATTTAAGCGATCTGGCCTGGCAGGTGGTGGGAAAATTTGATCACCAGATGGTAAACGATATTGCCCCCTTCGATCAGATCAACCCCACGGCCGAAAATCTGTCCAGATACTTTTTTAAAGAGATTGCCAGGCTTTTGCCAGACGGCGTTGAGATGCAGGCCATTCGCCTGTGGGAGACGCCTAAATACATGATCGAGTACACGGAATGA
- a CDS encoding type II toxin-antitoxin system HicB family antitoxin, with translation MKVNVIIEKDKYGYYAYCPELKGCHSQGDSLEEVLKNIKEAIHLYLETLSPLEREEYLSKEILTTSLEVSIA, from the coding sequence ATGAAAGTTAATGTAATAATTGAAAAAGATAAATATGGATATTACGCATATTGCCCGGAATTGAAGGGCTGTCACAGTCAAGGAGATTCTTTAGAGGAGGTACTGAAAAATATAAAAGAGGCCATACACCTTTATTTAGAAACATTATCACCCCTGGAAAGGGAGGAATATTTAAGCAAAGAAATACTAACGACTTCTCTGGAGGTTAGCATTGCCTAA
- a CDS encoding trans-sulfuration enzyme family protein has protein sequence MSMDKNYSDATKSVHAGMMENEHLAVVPPIYQTSTFKFRDADHGAALFAGQEEGFIYTRMGNPTIQGLENAVAQLENGHKGLACGSGMAAIQTVFSAYLKQGDHVVCSEAVYGPTTTLLEQIFAKFGVETTFVDTSNLQSIERAIKPQTRIVYVETPGNPTLCITDIKGAAELAHQNGALLVVDNTFSSPVLQKPFLLGADIVVHSMTKFLNGHADVVAGMIVTKNEEQFKLLRKTLNLLGGVIGPMNAFLVHRGIKSLAMRMERHCANAQKIAEFLEKHPKVKQVVYPGLPSHPQHELAKRQMSGFGGMISFEVQGGIEGGKALMNNVKLCQLAVSLGGVETLIQHPASMTHAIMPREARLKAHITDGLVRLSVGVEDADELIADLDQALNTI, from the coding sequence TGTTCCGCCCATTTACCAAACATCAACGTTTAAATTTAGAGATGCCGACCACGGCGCGGCTTTATTTGCCGGCCAGGAAGAAGGCTTTATATACACGCGTATGGGCAACCCCACTATTCAGGGGCTGGAGAACGCCGTGGCCCAGTTAGAAAACGGACATAAAGGATTGGCCTGCGGCAGCGGCATGGCCGCCATCCAGACTGTGTTTAGCGCTTATTTAAAACAGGGCGATCACGTGGTGTGTTCCGAAGCGGTTTACGGACCGACCACTACCCTTCTGGAACAAATCTTTGCCAAATTTGGCGTTGAAACCACTTTTGTGGACACCTCGAACTTGCAGTCCATCGAGCGGGCCATAAAACCGCAAACCAGAATTGTTTACGTGGAAACGCCAGGCAACCCGACTTTGTGCATTACCGATATCAAAGGCGCTGCGGAACTCGCGCATCAAAACGGCGCCTTGCTGGTGGTGGACAACACCTTTTCCAGCCCTGTTTTGCAAAAGCCGTTTCTATTGGGGGCGGACATTGTTGTTCACAGCATGACCAAATTTTTAAACGGACACGCCGACGTGGTGGCCGGCATGATTGTCACCAAAAACGAAGAACAGTTTAAATTGTTGCGCAAAACACTCAATCTGCTCGGCGGGGTCATCGGGCCGATGAACGCCTTTCTGGTGCATCGCGGCATTAAATCATTGGCCATGCGCATGGAACGCCACTGCGCCAATGCGCAAAAGATTGCCGAATTTCTGGAGAAACATCCCAAGGTCAAACAGGTTGTTTACCCCGGTCTGCCCTCGCATCCGCAGCACGAACTGGCCAAAAGACAGATGAGCGGTTTTGGCGGCATGATCAGCTTTGAAGTGCAGGGCGGCATCGAAGGCGGCAAGGCGCTGATGAACAATGTAAAACTGTGCCAGCTGGCGGTCAGTCTGGGCGGGGTTGAAACGCTGATTCAACATCCGGCTTCTATGACGCACGCCATCATGCCCAGAGAAGCGCGCCTCAAAGCGCACATTACCGACGGGCTGGTTCGTCTTTCCGTTGGCGTGGAAGACGCGGATGAATTAATTGCGGATTTAGATCAGGCGTTGAATACGATTTGA
- a CDS encoding radical SAM protein, producing MAGKDVLKINEIFYSIQGESTYAGLPCVFVRLTYCNLRCTYCDTEYAFYEGQEMGLDEIIARIKTYQCNLVEITGGEPLIQPAVYPLMERLLDNGFEVLLETGGHMDVSKVDQRVKRIMDVKCPSSGEAEKTHWPNMELLKNDDQVKFVIGDRKDFDYALEVLEKYNLLNRCPVLFSPVFGRLENGQLAEWILATQKPIRMQLQLHKYIWKPDQRGV from the coding sequence ATGGCCGGCAAAGACGTTCTTAAGATCAATGAGATTTTTTACAGCATTCAGGGCGAATCGACCTACGCCGGGCTGCCCTGTGTTTTTGTACGCCTGACCTATTGCAATTTGCGCTGCACCTATTGCGACACGGAGTACGCCTTTTACGAAGGGCAGGAAATGGGCCTGGATGAAATCATCGCCCGGATTAAAACGTACCAGTGTAACCTGGTGGAAATAACAGGCGGGGAACCGCTCATCCAGCCGGCGGTTTATCCTTTAATGGAAAGATTGCTGGATAACGGTTTTGAAGTGCTGTTAGAAACGGGCGGGCACATGGATGTTAGCAAAGTCGATCAACGCGTAAAACGTATTATGGATGTCAAATGTCCTTCCAGCGGCGAGGCCGAAAAGACGCACTGGCCCAATATGGAACTCTTAAAAAACGACGACCAGGTCAAGTTTGTGATTGGCGATCGAAAGGATTTTGATTACGCACTTGAAGTACTGGAAAAATACAATTTGCTAAACCGCTGTCCCGTGCTCTTTTCCCCTGTTTTCGGCAGGCTGGAAAATGGGCAGCTGGCAGAATGGATTCTTGCAACTCAAAAACCGATCCGCATGCAGCTTCAGTTGCACAAGTACATCTGGAAGCCGGATCAACGAGGCGTTTAA
- a CDS encoding S41 family peptidase yields the protein MRRVVLFSLLLFLIHCNVFAQKQKLTPILHYPDIYGDWVVFVAGGDIWKANINDGQAIRLTMHDGEETFPKFSPDGSMIAFTGEYDGNSDVYVMNADGSQIRRVTFHPGGDLVVGWHPTKNKIIFRSNRLSYQRFSRLFMIKPDGSGLETLIMHEAAQGSFSPDGQKIAYNRLSREFRTWKRYFGGTAQDLYIFDFEQMKDEKITDFPGTDRLPMWIGNEIYFSSDRDGVLNIYALDVETKKVRQITRHKDYDVRFPSAGPQRIVYELGGYLYYVDVKNPQPKKIDIVIHTDAPEIRPYLKKVDEAVTQIAIAPNGKRALLVARGEIFTVPAKEGPTRNLTNSSGSREKDAVWSPDGKWIAYFSDADGEYQLYVMDPFGESTPQQLTHFKNGYRHTIRWSPDSKKLAFTDQTLTLYVFDLRKKKLIKVDKAEFENVDVSLDLKPIYDFNWSPDGRFIAYSKMDSTLVNKIYIYDLQEGKTRCVSEGLFNDFHPVFSRDGEHLFFISNRRFDPTYCDFEWEMVYKKLAGIYAYTLRKDGPALFPLKSDEHLEPDRQGQKKEKGSVTVRIDFDGLQQRIEALPVKRGNYRYLAVNDEALFYLNKEEGDFNRFEFRKHWPMDLYAFDFEKNEERPVVKKVDGYQLSADGSTIIFKQGKKVGLVPASAKEAEGEWLNLSDLKMWYEPLAEWQQIYREAWRMERDFYYEPGMNGLDWAKIYDRYLPMVRRSVCRQDIRFVIGEMIGELGTSHTYVFGGDVQRKAQRVNVGLLGADYEVDGKHNLYRFKKIYRVPDWRGQFVPPLFGPGKEVKEGDYLLKVNQQLVTADRNIYSYFIDLANKQVTLWVNDQPTLKGARKVMVKPVGNEYALRYLDWVEHNRLLVEKLSNGQIGYLHLPDTYNGSARIFPKYYYSQTRKKALIIDGRYNGGGLDPDIFLQRLNKKPLAYWTRRYSHDYFTPWMGNNAHLACLTNRQAGSGGDLLPFLFRKKGMGPVIGTRSWGGLVGVSMWASLVDGGGLSAPDYRIYDTDGKWVVENEGVAPDPGFEIDNDPVQMHKGYDAQLMKAVDYLMKKIKEEPRPWPKHEPFPRQKLN from the coding sequence ATGCGTCGAGTTGTTTTGTTTTCACTCTTGCTTTTTTTAATCCACTGCAACGTGTTTGCTCAAAAGCAGAAACTAACGCCCATTCTACACTACCCGGATATTTACGGAGACTGGGTGGTCTTTGTAGCCGGCGGCGATATCTGGAAGGCGAATATTAACGACGGTCAGGCCATCCGCTTAACCATGCACGATGGCGAGGAAACCTTCCCCAAATTTTCACCGGATGGTTCCATGATCGCCTTTACGGGCGAGTACGATGGCAATAGCGACGTGTACGTGATGAACGCCGACGGAAGCCAGATTCGTCGCGTAACCTTCCATCCGGGCGGCGATCTGGTGGTAGGCTGGCATCCCACCAAAAACAAGATTATCTTTCGCTCCAATCGTTTAAGCTACCAGCGCTTTTCGCGGCTGTTTATGATCAAGCCCGATGGCAGCGGTCTTGAGACGCTGATCATGCACGAAGCCGCCCAGGGCAGTTTTAGCCCCGATGGCCAGAAGATCGCCTACAATCGGTTGAGTCGTGAATTCCGCACCTGGAAGCGTTATTTCGGCGGTACGGCGCAGGACCTTTACATTTTCGATTTTGAACAGATGAAGGATGAAAAGATCACCGATTTTCCGGGTACGGATCGTTTGCCCATGTGGATTGGCAACGAAATTTACTTTAGTTCAGATCGAGACGGCGTGCTGAATATTTACGCCCTCGATGTGGAAACAAAAAAAGTGCGGCAAATTACGCGCCATAAGGATTATGACGTGCGCTTTCCAAGCGCTGGCCCCCAACGCATTGTTTACGAGCTGGGCGGCTATCTTTATTATGTTGATGTTAAAAATCCTCAACCGAAAAAAATAGACATCGTCATTCATACCGACGCGCCGGAAATTCGCCCTTACCTCAAAAAGGTGGATGAAGCGGTGACGCAAATTGCCATTGCGCCCAACGGCAAACGCGCTTTGCTGGTGGCGCGCGGGGAAATTTTTACCGTTCCGGCTAAAGAAGGCCCCACGCGCAACCTGACCAATAGCAGCGGAAGCCGCGAAAAGGATGCCGTTTGGTCGCCCGACGGTAAATGGATCGCCTATTTTTCTGATGCCGACGGCGAGTACCAGCTTTATGTAATGGACCCGTTTGGCGAATCCACGCCGCAACAATTGACCCATTTTAAAAACGGGTATCGACACACCATCCGCTGGTCGCCGGATAGTAAAAAACTGGCATTTACCGATCAAACCTTAACGCTTTACGTCTTTGATCTTCGCAAGAAAAAGCTGATCAAAGTGGACAAAGCAGAATTTGAAAATGTGGACGTCAGTCTTGACCTGAAGCCGATCTATGATTTTAACTGGTCGCCGGATGGAAGGTTTATCGCTTATTCCAAAATGGATTCTACCCTGGTGAACAAGATTTACATCTACGACCTGCAAGAAGGCAAAACGCGTTGCGTAAGCGAGGGATTGTTCAATGATTTTCATCCGGTTTTTTCCAGAGACGGCGAGCATCTCTTTTTTATTTCCAATCGGCGGTTTGATCCTACCTACTGCGATTTTGAGTGGGAGATGGTTTACAAGAAGCTGGCCGGCATTTACGCTTACACTCTGCGCAAAGACGGCCCGGCGCTCTTTCCTCTCAAAAGCGACGAGCACCTGGAGCCTGACCGGCAAGGCCAAAAAAAGGAAAAAGGCAGCGTAACGGTGCGCATCGATTTTGACGGTCTGCAGCAGCGCATAGAGGCTTTGCCGGTAAAGCGCGGCAATTACCGTTATTTGGCAGTAAATGATGAAGCGCTTTTTTACCTGAATAAGGAAGAGGGCGATTTCAATCGTTTTGAATTTCGCAAACACTGGCCCATGGATTTGTACGCCTTCGATTTTGAAAAAAATGAAGAACGGCCGGTCGTCAAAAAAGTGGATGGCTACCAGCTTTCTGCTGACGGATCGACCATTATCTTTAAACAGGGTAAAAAAGTGGGGCTGGTTCCGGCTTCGGCTAAAGAGGCGGAAGGCGAATGGTTAAATCTCTCCGATCTAAAGATGTGGTACGAGCCGCTGGCCGAGTGGCAGCAGATCTATCGCGAAGCCTGGCGCATGGAACGCGATTTTTATTACGAACCCGGTATGAACGGCCTGGACTGGGCGAAGATTTACGACCGGTATTTGCCCATGGTGCGGCGTTCGGTCTGCCGTCAGGACATTCGTTTCGTGATCGGCGAAATGATCGGCGAGCTGGGAACATCGCACACCTATGTGTTTGGCGGCGACGTTCAGCGCAAGGCCCAACGCGTCAATGTGGGATTGTTGGGCGCCGATTACGAAGTGGACGGCAAACACAATCTGTATCGCTTTAAAAAGATCTATCGCGTGCCTGACTGGCGCGGTCAATTTGTTCCGCCGCTTTTCGGGCCGGGAAAAGAGGTTAAAGAAGGCGACTATTTGTTGAAGGTCAATCAGCAATTGGTCACCGCCGACCGTAATATCTACAGCTATTTCATCGATCTGGCCAATAAGCAGGTTACACTGTGGGTCAATGACCAGCCGACTTTAAAAGGCGCCAGAAAAGTGATGGTCAAACCGGTGGGCAACGAGTATGCTTTGCGCTATCTGGACTGGGTGGAACATAATCGCCTGCTGGTGGAAAAACTTTCCAACGGACAGATCGGATATTTGCATCTGCCGGATACCTACAATGGATCGGCGCGCATCTTCCCCAAATATTACTATTCGCAAACGCGTAAAAAAGCGTTAATTATTGACGGCCGTTACAACGGCGGCGGTCTGGATCCGGATATCTTTTTGCAGCGTTTGAACAAAAAACCGCTGGCCTACTGGACGCGCCGTTATTCGCACGATTATTTTACGCCCTGGATGGGCAACAACGCCCATCTGGCCTGTCTGACCAATCGCCAGGCCGGGTCGGGGGGCGATTTATTGCCCTTTTTATTCCGTAAAAAAGGCATGGGGCCGGTAATCGGCACGCGCAGCTGGGGCGGGCTGGTTGGCGTTTCTATGTGGGCTTCTCTGGTGGATGGCGGAGGTTTGTCCGCTCCGGATTACAGAATTTACGACACCGATGGAAAATGGGTGGTCGAAAATGAAGGCGTTGCGCCAGACCCGGGGTTTGAAATTGACAATGATCCCGTGCAAATGCACAAAGGTTACGATGCCCAGCTCATGAAAGCGGTTGACTACCTGATGAAAAAAATTAAAGAAGAACCACGCCCCTGGCCCAAACACGAACCATTTCCCAGACAAAAATTGAATTAA
- a CDS encoding type II toxin-antitoxin system HicA family toxin, with product MPKLPRLTSEEAEKLLLKSGFQHIRSRGSHRIYQKGRERFVLPFHKGKTLHPKIIKSLFELIEDESS from the coding sequence TTGCCTAAACTGCCAAGATTAACGTCTGAGGAGGCAGAAAAACTGCTGCTTAAATCTGGCTTTCAACATATTAGAAGCAGAGGCAGTCATAGGATATATCAGAAAGGTAGAGAAAGATTTGTTTTGCCATTCCATAAAGGGAAAACTCTTCATCCGAAAATCATAAAATCACTTTTTGAGCTTATCGAAGATGAAAGCAGCTAA